From a single Terriglobia bacterium genomic region:
- a CDS encoding choice-of-anchor D domain-containing protein gives MGFRSFLKLIVVLLFIGAMPVHASGQTKNEVRALLGELPTAFEPNEGQAAKGYTFVARRPELTAAFAPTFADLSVRGNNNSAAHLRLRFIHGAAQAIEGENKLGSKTNYMLGNGPEEWHTGVANYGRLRYRDLYPGIDLVFYGNGEQLEHDFVIAPGADPSRIHFQLEGGNEIHLEPNGDLRLNLRDGELVLRRPSAYQEGKDHAQKIDVAFVLKGSAIGFRVGRYDRSRPLIVDPVMVFSTYLAGGTVEFLNAVTVDGAGNVYVTGFTASPDFPTTPTSFQPTCPTCVPASRQGDAFVSKLDPTGKTLVYSTFLGGSAQDSGSSISVDANGNALVAGITSSLNFPSLNPINPTPPCCNLNLLFVTSLSPDGSALNYSGLVGSISFNTSVSLAADASGNAYIATQTDSVDFPVSAGTFSGIPATNSAHTLIVLKVSPTGSLLYSTAIPGTATPTFDSTTNNFTPAAIAVDASGNAFVAGTAGAGLPATPGVLAGTLPADASFRTAYALKLDATAANLLYATYIPETVFGNALAIDGTGGAYIAGDTNSSKLPVPINAAIPSPNCTGTSCTLGYIVKLNSTATQQVTATYMTGTSTANQFNSVKALALDAAGNVYAVGTTSEPTFPVKDPLQSILQHSVSFSESAFVSELSNDLSTLLFSTFLSGTTGAFPQGVAAGPSGRLIVAGITSDTDFPTTPGVFQSVLPVVSTGFIPQHGFIASIDLATAAASVCLDKPVLNFGGVLVNTSASQTLNVTNCGNADLHVTSLSASSPRFTAAGCTAAVTPGNSCTVTVTYSPIDTTVASASLTITDDAGLSPQIVGLSGLGGFPQVSLPIGIFFGDLPIGTTAATGSVLLQNTGQGALNIANITVSGDYSIQTNGCGTQVLAGNFCLLSLNFSPTLAGSRSGTLTITDNAQGSPHTVPLDGNGLGQLPLPVITRAPAVATNGAGRLSVQGRNFFPNSTLQWNGSARQTTFVSEFSLIAQLTAADLSQIGEAAVTVLNGAPGGGPSNQVFVPVFAPIAVDAQDIVLDPLRNVIYASVGANAVANANSIVVIDPASRQIVNSFAVGNNPDKLAVSDDGQFLYVGLDATSSVAQLALPAGTVNGTAALGSNVFGGFAAGAISVLPGLPHSYVVSVIQPKVSPSFDHALVFDDFTARPNQVSRVASGPTVEADAFTFLGNDATKLYASTVNLFPDSFYRITLDANGLSFIDETQSIAGGLLEGDGTSIFVSNGRVIDPAAKVDKGVFLLSGSSSALKVDVAASRSFFGEFAFAGPFLQRPTAQIEAFDNRSGGLIGQIQFQGQTLSSTLSSMLRWGTDGLALKMSTSLTQNSVVVLRTGLTSRAPAPGFQISGTGVLNGYIPPVTIAAGGSATFNLSFKTDPGFAGQITLSCSGLPAASACTPSPTTLTVPASGSLTTTVTISTTKQVASAAPLNVGWTGTLAFAAMFMFPFGMVLACRDRRRRCHSVLPIGVLLIAGAISGCGGGGGSTPPPPPPPNFTSAGTYNVLFTATSGTVSRQVNLTVIVQ, from the coding sequence ATGGGCTTTCGTTCTTTTCTAAAACTTATAGTTGTACTACTTTTCATTGGAGCTATGCCGGTGCATGCATCCGGCCAAACTAAGAATGAAGTCCGGGCTTTATTGGGTGAACTACCTACTGCATTTGAGCCCAATGAAGGTCAAGCCGCCAAAGGCTATACATTCGTGGCTCGCCGCCCGGAGCTCACCGCGGCATTTGCGCCCACCTTTGCCGATTTGTCCGTACGTGGCAACAACAATAGCGCAGCCCATCTGCGGCTTCGGTTCATACACGGGGCTGCGCAGGCAATTGAAGGCGAAAACAAGCTGGGATCAAAGACCAATTACATGCTCGGGAATGGTCCGGAAGAGTGGCACACGGGTGTGGCGAACTACGGCCGCCTGCGGTATAGAGACCTCTATCCCGGAATAGATCTGGTCTTCTACGGCAATGGGGAGCAACTGGAGCACGATTTTGTAATTGCTCCGGGCGCTGATCCATCCAGAATCCATTTCCAGTTGGAGGGAGGCAATGAGATTCATCTGGAGCCGAATGGCGATCTTAGGTTGAACCTGCGTGACGGGGAGCTTGTGTTGCGTCGTCCCAGCGCCTACCAGGAGGGGAAGGACCACGCTCAGAAAATCGACGTTGCTTTTGTGCTCAAAGGATCAGCAATCGGATTTCGTGTTGGACGTTATGATCGCTCTCGTCCACTCATCGTTGATCCGGTCATGGTTTTTTCCACTTACCTTGCCGGCGGCACGGTGGAATTCTTAAATGCGGTCACCGTGGATGGGGCGGGCAATGTCTACGTAACGGGTTTCACCGCTTCGCCGGATTTCCCAACTACGCCAACATCTTTTCAGCCGACCTGCCCCACCTGCGTTCCAGCCAGCCGGCAGGGTGACGCCTTTGTCAGCAAACTGGATCCCACGGGCAAGACTCTGGTGTATTCCACCTTTCTGGGCGGCAGCGCTCAGGACAGCGGCTCCAGCATAAGTGTTGACGCGAACGGAAACGCGTTGGTGGCGGGCATCACCAGCTCCCTGAATTTCCCATCACTCAATCCCATCAACCCGACTCCTCCATGCTGCAATCTCAATCTGCTTTTTGTCACATCACTCTCGCCGGACGGCTCCGCGCTTAATTACTCGGGATTGGTTGGCTCCATATCGTTTAACACCAGTGTGTCTCTTGCGGCAGATGCCTCGGGCAACGCTTACATCGCAACGCAAACCGATTCCGTGGATTTTCCCGTATCTGCGGGCACCTTCTCGGGGATACCTGCCACGAATTCCGCGCATACGCTGATAGTTCTCAAAGTCAGTCCGACCGGGAGCCTGCTCTACTCGACAGCAATTCCCGGCACGGCGACTCCAACGTTCGATTCAACGACCAATAATTTCACCCCAGCGGCCATCGCCGTGGATGCTTCTGGAAACGCTTTTGTGGCAGGCACGGCCGGGGCAGGCTTGCCGGCCACACCTGGAGTATTAGCCGGAACGTTACCGGCAGACGCCTCATTTAGGACCGCCTACGCACTAAAACTGGACGCTACAGCTGCGAACCTGCTCTATGCCACGTACATTCCTGAGACGGTTTTCGGCAATGCCCTGGCAATCGATGGAACCGGCGGAGCCTATATCGCAGGCGATACGAATTCGTCCAAGTTACCAGTGCCGATCAATGCAGCTATCCCGTCTCCAAACTGTACGGGCACGTCCTGCACTCTCGGTTACATTGTGAAGCTGAACTCCACCGCGACCCAACAGGTGACCGCCACCTACATGACAGGGACATCCACCGCAAACCAGTTCAACTCGGTGAAGGCGTTGGCGCTTGACGCGGCCGGAAACGTCTATGCGGTCGGCACAACGTCGGAGCCTACGTTCCCTGTGAAGGACCCTCTGCAATCTATCCTGCAGCACTCTGTCAGCTTCTCGGAGTCCGCATTTGTGTCTGAGCTGAGCAATGACCTCTCGACACTTTTGTTTTCCACGTTTCTGAGCGGTACAACGGGAGCGTTTCCTCAGGGCGTTGCCGCAGGTCCAAGTGGCCGGCTGATCGTAGCTGGTATTACTTCAGACACTGACTTTCCCACCACGCCTGGAGTATTTCAGAGTGTACTGCCGGTGGTGAGCACTGGATTTATTCCACAACACGGATTCATCGCGTCAATCGACCTGGCCACTGCCGCTGCTTCGGTCTGCCTGGATAAGCCAGTGCTGAATTTCGGCGGTGTACTGGTCAATACAAGCGCTTCGCAGACCTTGAACGTGACCAATTGCGGCAACGCCGATCTCCACGTGACGTCCCTGTCCGCATCCTCGCCCAGATTTACTGCAGCCGGCTGTACGGCTGCGGTCACGCCCGGCAATTCATGCACCGTCACCGTGACCTACTCTCCGATTGACACGACCGTGGCGAGCGCGAGCCTCACCATCACTGACGATGCGGGGCTTTCACCCCAAATTGTGGGGTTGTCAGGGCTCGGCGGATTTCCCCAGGTTTCCCTGCCTATCGGAATATTCTTCGGCGACCTCCCGATTGGGACCACTGCGGCAACGGGATCCGTGCTCCTTCAAAACACGGGACAAGGCGCCCTGAACATAGCAAACATCACTGTGAGCGGAGACTATTCGATCCAGACAAACGGGTGCGGAACTCAAGTACTTGCTGGAAACTTTTGTCTCCTGTCTTTGAATTTCAGTCCGACGCTCGCAGGCAGCCGTTCCGGCACATTGACGATTACCGATAACGCCCAGGGTAGCCCGCACACGGTTCCTCTCGACGGTAACGGCCTGGGCCAGTTGCCACTTCCAGTCATAACCAGGGCTCCAGCCGTTGCCACGAACGGCGCGGGCAGGCTGTCTGTACAAGGCCGCAACTTCTTTCCCAACTCAACACTCCAGTGGAACGGAAGCGCACGGCAAACAACATTTGTGAGCGAGTTTTCCCTGATCGCCCAACTCACGGCGGCCGACCTTTCTCAGATAGGTGAGGCCGCAGTCACGGTACTGAATGGTGCGCCCGGAGGCGGACCCTCAAACCAGGTTTTTGTCCCGGTTTTTGCTCCAATCGCGGTTGATGCGCAAGATATAGTCCTGGATCCTCTGAGGAACGTGATCTATGCCTCGGTGGGCGCCAACGCTGTTGCCAATGCCAATAGCATTGTCGTTATTGACCCGGCCAGCCGGCAGATCGTCAACTCCTTTGCCGTGGGCAACAATCCTGACAAGCTGGCGGTTTCCGACGATGGACAGTTCCTCTACGTGGGACTGGATGCGACCAGTAGCGTGGCCCAGCTTGCTCTTCCTGCTGGTACAGTAAACGGCACAGCAGCACTTGGCAGCAATGTTTTTGGCGGCTTCGCAGCCGGAGCTATAAGCGTGTTGCCGGGCCTGCCACACAGCTATGTTGTTTCCGTAATCCAACCTAAAGTTTCACCCAGCTTCGATCACGCGCTGGTGTTTGACGACTTCACGGCGCGGCCCAATCAGGTCAGCAGAGTCGCTTCAGGCCCCACGGTAGAAGCCGACGCTTTTACCTTCTTGGGCAACGATGCGACCAAGCTCTATGCAAGCACCGTGAACCTGTTCCCTGATTCCTTTTACCGCATCACCCTCGACGCAAATGGCTTGAGTTTTATCGACGAAACCCAGAGCATCGCGGGCGGCCTGCTTGAAGGCGATGGCACGTCGATCTTTGTATCCAACGGCAGGGTGATTGACCCAGCGGCAAAGGTGGACAAAGGCGTGTTCTTGCTCAGCGGATCGTCGAGCGCCTTGAAGGTTGATGTCGCCGCTTCACGCAGCTTTTTTGGTGAATTTGCATTTGCCGGCCCCTTCCTCCAGCGCCCGACTGCTCAGATTGAAGCATTTGACAATCGCTCAGGCGGACTTATCGGGCAGATTCAGTTTCAGGGGCAGACTCTTTCCTCCACACTTTCCTCTATGCTGCGTTGGGGAACAGATGGGCTGGCCCTGAAGATGTCAACCAGCCTAACGCAGAATTCGGTTGTAGTTCTGCGGACCGGCCTGACAAGCCGTGCCCCCGCGCCGGGATTTCAGATTTCCGGGACAGGCGTCCTCAACGGCTACATCCCGCCCGTGACAATTGCAGCCGGCGGTAGTGCGACGTTCAATCTGAGCTTTAAGACCGACCCGGGATTTGCGGGGCAGATTACGCTTTCCTGTTCCGGCCTGCCCGCCGCGTCCGCGTGCACACCTAGTCCCACAACCTTGACTGTCCCTGCCTCCGGGTCGCTTACGACAACGGTGACGATCTCCACAACCAAACAAGTCGCTTCCGCTGCTCCTTTGAATGTGGGATGGACTGGGACCTTAGCTTTTGCGGCCATGTTTATGTTCCCCTTCGGGATGGTCTTAGCATGCCGCGACCGGCGGCGTCGTTGCCATTCAGTGTTACCCATTGGCGTGTTGCTGATAGCAGGTGCGATTTCTGGGTGCGGCGGAGGCGGGGGCAGCACTCCACCGCCTCCCCCTCCGCCAAATTTCACTTCCGCGGGTACGTATAACGTGCTGTTCACGGCTACCAGCGGCACTGTGAGCAGGCAAGTCAACCTGACGGTGATCGTGCAATAG
- a CDS encoding proline--tRNA ligase, whose product MHRWSQLFIPTLREAPADAEVASHKFLVRSGYIRQLGAGIYSYLFMGQRSILKIIDVIREEMNRIGQEFLLPAIHPRELWEQSGRWQVMGENMFRLKDRKGADLCLGMTHEEVMTDIARKELRSYKQLPQIWYQIQNKFRDEPRPKSGLIRVRQFTMKDAYSFDIDEAGLDVSYKKHYETYRRIFDRCGLKYAVVEAHSGAMGGSASHEFMCMTDAGEDIVVSCEKCGYAANLEKATSQLAPAQDLPGEGAPEEVHTPGMKTIDEVAKFLGVSPTQKIKTLALMQVEPDKKNPGQVKTRPVIVLLRGDHTLNEAKLTSALDGKEFRPMHEEEIQRVFMSPAGYLGPVKVPALAAGAQQLGSVTQAIILDALPLMLADTALRGRKNLVAGANKENYHLKNVTPLRDFHPTEWVDLRNVAAGEGCPTCGAVLVVGRAMEIGHIFKLGYKYSKSMGATVLDKDGKEVMPIMGCYGIGVERILTAAIEQNNDTDGFWLPPQIAPFDVVITPTNVKDAAIMGAAEGIAQKLEGAGFSVLLDDRDERAGVKFKDADLVGIPYRINVGKKVTEGMVEVVSRSTRKSEDANIPGIEATFAQMVRL is encoded by the coding sequence ATGCATCGTTGGTCACAGCTTTTTATTCCCACGCTACGCGAGGCCCCGGCGGACGCCGAGGTTGCCAGCCACAAGTTTCTGGTCCGCTCCGGGTACATACGGCAACTGGGGGCCGGCATTTACTCCTACCTGTTCATGGGGCAGCGGTCGATATTGAAGATCATCGATGTAATCCGCGAGGAGATGAACCGGATTGGCCAGGAGTTTTTGCTGCCAGCGATCCATCCGCGCGAATTGTGGGAGCAGAGCGGACGCTGGCAGGTGATGGGCGAAAACATGTTTCGCCTGAAAGATCGCAAAGGCGCGGACCTGTGCCTGGGCATGACGCATGAAGAGGTGATGACGGACATTGCGCGCAAAGAGCTGCGCAGTTACAAGCAGCTTCCGCAGATCTGGTACCAGATACAGAACAAGTTCAGAGACGAGCCCAGGCCGAAGTCGGGGCTGATACGCGTGCGGCAGTTCACGATGAAGGACGCGTACTCATTTGATATCGACGAGGCCGGGCTGGACGTGAGTTACAAGAAGCATTATGAAACTTATCGCAGGATATTTGATCGTTGCGGGTTGAAATATGCGGTGGTGGAGGCGCATTCCGGCGCGATGGGTGGATCCGCGTCCCATGAATTCATGTGCATGACCGATGCGGGCGAAGACATTGTTGTGAGCTGCGAGAAATGCGGCTACGCGGCGAACCTGGAGAAAGCCACTTCACAACTTGCTCCGGCACAGGACCTGCCGGGCGAAGGCGCGCCGGAAGAAGTTCACACGCCGGGCATGAAGACGATTGATGAGGTGGCAAAGTTCCTGGGCGTTTCTCCGACGCAGAAGATTAAGACGCTGGCGCTGATGCAGGTTGAGCCGGACAAGAAGAATCCGGGGCAGGTGAAGACGAGGCCGGTGATTGTGCTGCTGCGCGGCGATCACACTCTGAACGAAGCCAAGCTGACATCTGCGCTGGATGGCAAAGAGTTTCGTCCGATGCATGAAGAAGAGATTCAGCGGGTATTCATGTCGCCTGCGGGATACCTGGGGCCAGTGAAGGTCCCGGCGCTGGCTGCGGGCGCGCAACAGCTTGGAAGCGTGACGCAGGCAATCATCCTGGATGCGCTGCCGCTGATGCTGGCAGATACGGCGTTGCGTGGCCGTAAGAACCTGGTGGCCGGCGCGAATAAGGAAAATTATCACTTGAAGAATGTCACGCCGCTGCGGGATTTCCATCCCACGGAGTGGGTTGACCTGCGCAATGTTGCGGCGGGTGAAGGTTGTCCAACTTGCGGAGCGGTGCTGGTGGTCGGCAGGGCAATGGAGATTGGGCATATCTTCAAGCTGGGATACAAGTATTCGAAATCGATGGGCGCGACCGTGCTGGATAAAGATGGAAAAGAAGTGATGCCGATTATGGGCTGTTATGGCATTGGCGTGGAGCGAATTTTGACTGCCGCGATCGAACAGAACAATGATACGGACGGCTTCTGGCTGCCGCCGCAGATTGCGCCGTTTGATGTGGTCATCACGCCGACGAACGTGAAGGACGCTGCGATTATGGGGGCTGCGGAGGGCATCGCGCAAAAGCTGGAAGGCGCGGGATTTAGCGTTCTGCTGGATGATCGTGATGAGCGCGCTGGAGTGAAATTCAAGGACGCCGATCTAGTGGGAATACCTTACCGAATCAATGTTGGTAAGAAGGTTACGGAAGGGATGGTCGAAGTGGTTTCTCGCTCGACACGGAAATCCGAGGATGCTAACATCCCCGGCATTGAAGCAACTTTCGCGCAAATGGTGCGGCTTTGA
- a CDS encoding DUF4845 domain-containing protein, translating to MAKLKGFIALGVVVAAFYVAWNVIPPYFNNYQFQDALDDIARKNTYTTISDDDLKKIVVTKADTEDIKLKEDQVTVTRKVDGLGISVKYKVHVDMVVHPVDLEFTANSLNKRI from the coding sequence ATGGCAAAGCTTAAAGGATTTATCGCACTTGGAGTGGTGGTGGCGGCGTTCTACGTCGCATGGAACGTGATTCCGCCTTACTTCAACAATTACCAGTTCCAGGACGCACTGGATGACATTGCGCGAAAAAACACTTACACAACCATAAGCGATGACGATCTCAAGAAGATCGTCGTGACCAAAGCTGATACTGAGGACATCAAACTCAAGGAAGACCAGGTGACCGTCACTCGCAAAGTGGACGGCCTTGGGATCTCAGTAAAATATAAGGTCCACGTGGACATGGTTGTACATCCAGTCGATCTGGAATTTACAGCCAATTCACTGAATAAACGGATTTAA
- a CDS encoding PBP1A family penicillin-binding protein, translated as MAIKIKIPRAKGLRGSLRNPFFRAGLAAFLILSLVLFGVFSYYYIKYQKIVEKRMGGPTIFANTAKIYAQPRDVRIGQKADPREISNYLRHAGYTEVGEQGKSKFGVYKVMKDSIEVKPGEESYYNAEGAVIRVKDGRVDKIASLGNDGDLTAYELEPQLVTGLFDGQARSKRRLVKYDDIPKVMVDAVTSIEDRRFFHHSGVNYWRLLQAGWVDLREGGNRQGGSTLTMQVARGFFLSPEKKFTRKMTEILISIELEQRFSKKQIFELYANQVDMGQRGSFTITGFGEAAQAYFGKDLKDISLPEAALLAGLVQRPSYLSPYRHPERAQERRNLVLEAMVETGDITRAQADAAKATPLKLAPQNVEASDAPYFVDLIKDQLVNKYSEEDLNADGYRIYTTLDPTLQQAAAQAVDLGLKEVDAQIKKQRTKRVKVGKNKFETKVVPGPIPQVALVALDPHTGEVLALVGGRNYGFSQLNHAVAKRPTGSIFKPFVYAAAINNAVTNDQPIFTPASMVDDSPTAFINGDDVYTPRNYKEEYYGQVTAQFALAHSLNNATVKVAEMVGYDKVANLAKLAGITSVRATPAMALGSYDATPMDMASAYTIFSNDGQRITPIMVRSVRDANGDVIDNFQPQKTQVLDPRVAFVITDMMQGVINNGTAAGPGGVRARKFMAPAAGKTGTSHDGWFAGFTSNLLCIVWVGYDDYSDIHLSGAAIALPIWTEFMKRAVDLPNYSDTKPFAPPQGVVELTLDKATNQIATPSCPDDYNTAFIDGTQPTQTCEQTAHGNVFQRIFGIEPKPTPTPPASNVGSGSSAPAQGQPAAVNQNSSQGQDQDKKKKGFWGKIFGGGKDDNKDDNKQIKPAATPSPGKDRPQ; from the coding sequence ATGGCCATAAAAATAAAAATTCCTCGTGCTAAAGGCTTGCGTGGCAGCCTGAGAAACCCGTTTTTCCGGGCCGGGCTTGCTGCTTTCCTTATCCTTTCCCTCGTGCTGTTCGGCGTCTTCTCGTACTACTACATCAAGTACCAGAAGATTGTTGAAAAGCGTATGGGCGGTCCAACAATTTTTGCCAACACCGCCAAAATCTACGCGCAGCCGCGCGATGTCCGCATCGGACAGAAGGCTGACCCGCGGGAGATCTCCAACTACCTGCGCCACGCCGGATACACAGAAGTCGGCGAGCAGGGCAAGTCAAAATTTGGCGTCTATAAAGTGATGAAAGACTCTATAGAGGTCAAGCCGGGCGAAGAATCGTATTACAACGCTGAAGGCGCTGTGATCCGCGTAAAAGATGGGCGCGTGGATAAAATCGCCTCGCTGGGAAATGACGGCGATCTCACCGCCTATGAGCTTGAGCCGCAGCTTGTCACCGGCTTGTTCGATGGCCAGGCACGGTCCAAGCGACGTCTCGTCAAGTACGACGATATTCCCAAAGTCATGGTGGACGCCGTCACGTCGATTGAAGACCGGCGCTTTTTCCATCACAGCGGCGTGAATTATTGGCGGCTCCTGCAAGCCGGCTGGGTTGACTTGCGCGAGGGCGGCAATCGCCAGGGAGGTTCCACGCTCACGATGCAGGTCGCTCGCGGCTTCTTTCTCTCGCCGGAAAAGAAGTTCACCCGCAAGATGACGGAGATCCTGATCTCCATCGAACTTGAACAGCGTTTTTCCAAGAAACAGATTTTTGAGCTTTACGCCAACCAGGTTGATATGGGCCAGCGCGGCTCATTCACCATTACAGGTTTCGGTGAGGCGGCGCAGGCGTATTTTGGCAAAGACCTCAAAGACATCAGCCTGCCGGAAGCCGCATTGCTTGCCGGTCTGGTGCAGCGGCCAAGCTATCTGTCTCCTTATCGGCATCCAGAGCGCGCGCAGGAGCGCAGAAACCTTGTGCTGGAAGCCATGGTTGAAACCGGCGACATCACGCGCGCCCAGGCCGACGCAGCCAAGGCCACTCCACTCAAGCTGGCGCCACAAAATGTTGAAGCCAGTGACGCGCCGTATTTTGTTGATCTAATCAAGGACCAACTAGTCAACAAATATAGTGAAGAAGATCTCAATGCGGACGGCTATCGCATCTACACCACGCTTGATCCTACGTTGCAGCAGGCGGCGGCCCAGGCAGTGGATCTTGGACTGAAAGAAGTTGATGCGCAGATCAAGAAGCAGCGCACCAAAAGGGTAAAAGTCGGCAAGAACAAGTTTGAGACCAAGGTTGTCCCGGGGCCTATCCCGCAGGTTGCGCTGGTGGCACTCGATCCTCACACGGGTGAAGTCCTGGCGCTGGTGGGCGGACGCAACTACGGTTTCAGCCAGTTGAATCATGCCGTGGCCAAGCGGCCTACCGGTTCGATTTTTAAGCCTTTCGTGTATGCGGCAGCCATTAACAACGCCGTTACTAATGATCAGCCCATTTTCACTCCAGCCAGCATGGTGGACGACTCGCCCACGGCCTTCATCAATGGCGATGACGTTTACACTCCCCGGAATTACAAAGAGGAATATTACGGACAGGTGACCGCGCAGTTTGCTCTGGCGCACTCACTCAACAACGCGACGGTGAAAGTGGCCGAGATGGTGGGCTATGACAAAGTAGCAAATCTGGCCAAGCTGGCCGGGATTACGTCCGTCCGCGCCACGCCCGCTATGGCCCTGGGATCTTACGACGCTACGCCCATGGACATGGCTTCCGCTTACACCATCTTCTCCAATGACGGCCAGCGCATTACGCCCATCATGGTCCGTTCCGTGCGAGATGCCAATGGCGACGTGATCGACAACTTTCAGCCGCAGAAAACGCAGGTGCTCGATCCGCGAGTCGCTTTTGTTATCACTGACATGATGCAGGGCGTCATCAACAACGGCACCGCGGCGGGTCCCGGAGGAGTCCGGGCGCGCAAATTTATGGCTCCGGCGGCCGGAAAAACCGGCACTTCGCACGACGGCTGGTTTGCCGGCTTTACCTCAAACCTGCTCTGCATCGTCTGGGTGGGTTACGATGATTACAGTGATATTCACCTGAGCGGCGCGGCCATCGCCCTGCCCATCTGGACCGAGTTTATGAAGCGCGCGGTGGATCTGCCGAACTATTCAGATACAAAACCGTTCGCTCCGCCCCAGGGCGTTGTTGAACTGACCCTAGATAAGGCTACTAACCAGATAGCCACTCCGTCATGCCCAGATGACTACAACACGGCCTTTATCGATGGCACACAGCCTACCCAGACCTGTGAGCAGACGGCCCACGGCAACGTTTTCCAAAGAATTTTTGGCATTGAGCCCAAGCCAACTCCCACCCCTCCGGCGTCTAATGTAGGTAGCGGCAGCTCCGCCCCGGCGCAGGGGCAGCCCGCCGCCGTAAACCAGAATTCGTCCCAGGGCCAGGACCAGGACAAGAAGAAAAAAGGCTTCTGGGGCAAGATTTTTGGTGGTGGCAAAGACGACAATAAGGACGATAATAAGCAAATCAAGCCTGCGGCCACCCCCAGTCCGGGCAAGGACAGGCCGCAATAA
- a CDS encoding tetratricopeptide repeat protein — MGRFCSLLTSVKLLTIFKLTILKLAIFGIAIIGLLVLPVPSRAQEAPSTDTPSQVRVPPPPENADPVDLEQQGDQYRAQKAYLDSIDYYRAAMKTADSAILHNKVGMCLLQLRRDSEAKKEFQHAIKENKEYAEAYNNLGALYYNLRKYGSAIKEYKKAIKLNDDSASFHSNLGGAYFSQKDFDRASREYQRAIQIDPEIFQRQSSASAISIRLVGSNDLGHFHYVMAQMYGQHGDLDHCRFYLSKANEEGYPIKGALRDNEFAGLRKKPEFVAFVRSLKPPPSGNN, encoded by the coding sequence ATGGGTCGCTTCTGCAGCTTGCTGACTAGCGTCAAATTATTAACGATCTTCAAATTAACGATCCTCAAATTAGCGATCTTCGGTATCGCGATCATCGGCCTATTGGTCTTGCCAGTGCCCTCACGGGCACAGGAAGCTCCCAGCACAGACACGCCTTCGCAGGTCCGCGTTCCGCCTCCGCCGGAAAACGCCGATCCGGTTGATCTGGAACAGCAGGGTGATCAGTATCGCGCGCAAAAAGCCTATCTTGATTCCATTGACTACTATCGGGCGGCCATGAAGACAGCGGACAGCGCCATCCTGCACAACAAGGTCGGCATGTGCCTGCTGCAGTTGCGTCGTGATTCCGAAGCCAAAAAGGAATTTCAGCACGCCATCAAAGAAAATAAAGAATACGCTGAGGCTTATAACAATCTTGGCGCGCTCTATTACAACCTGCGGAAATACGGGTCGGCCATCAAGGAATACAAAAAAGCCATCAAGCTCAATGATGACAGCGCCAGCTTCCACAGCAACCTGGGCGGCGCTTACTTCTCGCAAAAGGACTTTGACCGCGCCTCCCGCGAATACCAGCGAGCCATTCAAATCGATCCGGAAATTTTCCAGCGGCAGTCGTCCGCGTCCGCCATTTCCATCCGCCTGGTGGGGTCCAACGATCTTGGCCACTTCCATTATGTAATGGCACAGATGTACGGCCAGCACGGCGACCTGGACCATTGCCGTTTTTACCTGAGCAAGGCCAATGAGGAAGGCTACCCGATCAAAGGCGCTTTGCGCGACAATGAATTTGCCGGCCTGCGCAAGAAGCCCGAATTTGTAGCTTTTGTGCGCTCACTCAAGCCGCCGCCTTCAGGCAATAACTGA